In Acipenser ruthenus chromosome 1, fAciRut3.2 maternal haplotype, whole genome shotgun sequence, the genomic stretch AAAGCATTGGCACTTGTTTTTCTTTGTCGTCCTTATCACAATGTTTTGGGTacagttttaaataaaagaaCATAATTGCAAACACACTGGATAGTGTATTAATATGTGCACTTTATTATGACATCCTTCATATATGCAGAAATgctgaaaacaaaatacattggACAGGCTGCTGTTGCTATGGACCTGTTGTGAAATCCAAACTGTACCATGTTATTGTAATGCAGTGTAACTAGTTTCCCAATTAAAGAGAGTGGCAGAGAGATTCAGCTTGTCATCCAGGACAATCGATCAGCTCAGGAGAAGGAAATGCAAGACTTTGCTGGACTGTGTAGTGGAAAAGGTGCACTCCGCTTCTTCAGGACTAACGCTGAATTGTTTACCGGGGAGTATTCACTATTACCTTTGGTGGTGTACAAATAGTATTCTCCATTAACTGTTTCAAACAGGGACTGTCATTGATTGACTGAAAATCGTATTAATTTTTGAGAGCAGAGACATCTATTGGTGAAAAGAGATACGACAGATGAGCTGGGACACTGTTTCCACGTCTCCTTAGTTGTGTGGGCTACTGTGTCAGACTGACAAGTGCACTAAGGCATGTATTAAACTTTCCTTTACTTTGGATGTTAtggttaaaatattttaaataggcAGGACTGAGATTTAGATGTACTGATTTTCACTGAGATTAGGGTGATTGATACTGACAATAGTGACTGCCCTGTAGGAGTGTGTGTTGGTGCGCCGCCCCCCCTCCGGTGATCACAATAAAGACACTTTGTTGAAGACACTGTGGCCCCTCCTCATTCCTCAGTTTCACAGCCCACAATGGCTAGTTTATAACCATCTGTAACAGGGTAGCATTgcagtcaaggctggtcagcagcaggaaagcaaacccagacacagaagctgcagttttaagCACAAAGCAACACTTTAAttcaacacaacaaacaaaaacaaagaaacaaaagcacaggggccaaaataaaaggacagatCTGGACAGAAACACTACTGTTCAGGCTGGGTGTTCACCTTCACATCTCAACCACTCACCGCAAactcctccaccaaacaaaggactTAGCttcctttttataccatgtggctgtgACTTGATTGATGATCACCACACATGTATCTGCCAAATTTAAATATAAACACACCCACACTATTTACTTCCGCCATGCCACACCATCTAATTTGCTATTACTTTCAAGATATAAATGAATCCTTTAGATTGTCATATGACACATCCCTGGAAGAAGAATGATGGTGCACAGAAACTCATGCCACTCAATGGGATAAAAACGCTTTTGTTTTCTTCCCTTGTCTTCTCTTTGATTGTTGTTTGAGTCCTCTGAAAAGAAATGCGGATGTTAAACAGccacacattctgcacatggcataataattattttatcagATTAACAGGAATAGTTACGAACAAGAGAAAGCCTGACCATCAATACTTGTCTGGTTGGTTGATCCCAAGACTTCATTAATTATTTCTTAAAGGATGCCAATGGCAATCAACATGGCTTGGTAATATATTCCATATACTCCTCACTCTTTGTATAAACATATGGTTCAGTTTAGATATTAAAAAGTGTATTCTTGTCTACCAGAAGGGTTTGTACCAGAATTAAACAGTTAGAATGCATGAGGCAGTAGTCTGCAGAGCTgaagacaggagaggagaggaaaggactCGTGGAGTTTTATTCTAGAGcttctttttgttttccttttccttttactgtgcatttgttttgtatttgcagaCAAGCAGCAGCTACCTTCCGTGTACAGTACACTGATCTGTGAGCAAGACTACCCTGGAGAGACCACTGCTCTATGGAACAGCTTCAATGCTTCAAACTTAACAtttgtgtttctatttttttgttaactattttagatattttttctatgaaacaagaaacaaacctaatttcactatttttttttgtatgtagttGTGTTAAAAAGTGTCTCAATACACCACCCCCTGGATTGCTATAAAGAGCAGCAGTATTTAAAACTACAAAGTACATATCAATGAACTAGACCCTTGAGATCTAACAAAAACATACCGTTTGTTTAAAAGCCTATCAAGAATCTTCTTCACCCTCTTGGAATTCGGCTTAAGACATACTTGCTTCCCAGTCTTCTTAAATGTGGCACTGTCATCAAATaatgaacaaatacatttttcagatACTCTTTTTTCCTAGATTGTCATATTAATAGCTAGTCTTCATCCTACAGTAGAAAGAAGATCACAGCCAAATGACTCCTAACTTGTTTAATGAATAATGCATAAAGGGCATGCATTTTTGCTGTatatttgaatgatttatttgtttttgaagcTTCTAAACAACATTCTTCTCTTTCCTTCAAGAGGCAACAAACCAAGCTACTAGACTGTTCCCTTTGTTAATATAATTTAGTCATGCAATTCATAAGCCAAATTCAttgataaacacacaaaaaaagtacaCAATAACTGAATatctatttatttcaaatatttaacagtttctttaaaagttgtttttcttttgaagtATCTGGTTTTCAGATGTGTTTTCTAAAGTTAATTCTAAGCATCTAACGTTTGAATACATTACTTCCAGTAATTATCAAATATAAGGcgtaaattactttaaaaaaagactgCAGTAAAAAGATGCAGTACCGGCAAAGAATACTGGAGACTTAAGCTCTTAAGGAGGTGAAACTTTACAAAATGAACACAGCAGACAAGGCTACTGGTTTAACTACACATACGCACCATTACCCCAATATTGGACTTTAAAGGAGCACAGATTTTCAATGAAATTATGGTAAATAAGAGCTGTACAAACTTTGTAAATTGTGTgtaatgtatgtatatttttttctttcagaaactgGACTATAATACTTAGAAAAACTACTTACATGATTTCAACTTGGTCACAGGTGATACTCTTCTGAAAAACCTGTATATTGCGAATGAGTTTAGTTTTGATAAAATTTAATCCTTTTCCAATGCAAAGACATTTCTGACCAGAGGAAACAATTCTTCCTGGAAAATAAAAGGTTGTGTCATAAGGCATTGCATGATCTAAGGCCAGACATTGACacaagtgtgttttatttatgcttttgttttatacagtatatccaaAGCAATAGCACACAATCGCCACACTCTCCCCAGGTAAATCTGATTTAGCTTGGAAGCTAACATCAATTTTATATCACCAATGATATGCTGTGCTAAGGAAGACTACCAGTTCAACaccaatgtaatttaaaaaacattgagACAGTGAGTAACCACATAAGATGACTCTCCTGGAAATACATGTGAATTCCGGTAATGATTTTAGCTTATTGTCATGGTAATAACATGAAATGACATTCTGTGGCAATATTTTACAACAGGTGGATTTGCTCCTAATTAGACAAGGCAATATTTCACTATAAGGACTTTTCAGATACTCGTATGCATTAAAACAAGTTATGTTGTATCCTTAAGCTCAGGTAAATACTGTGGGGGGCTTCTTATGAACCAACATTAGTTACATGGGGTTCGTGCCAGGTAAGTTTAGATAGCAAAGAGCATATTTATTGTAGTGAGCTTTGACATCAAAATCATTtacttcacttttttttaaagaatggaagtctaaaagttaaaaaaagttgtttttcctAAATAAAGAGCATACCTTTCCTTCCCATAATTCGGGTTCAAagccatttcattttttgttgGCTGTGGATCAATATCAAAACTTAACTACAGCTGCACAAGCACAGCACTTCACAGTCATGTCCTCTCTCTACACAGTAACAGTAATCGTCCCACATGGATGAGTTTTGACTACATGAAGTATTAAGTCATGATGCTTACCTTCAGTTATTGCAACCAAAAGAAGAAGAGCACAAAGAGCAACTGCAGTTATTTTCATCTTTCCCCCAGGGTGAGTAGAATAGAAATGAGAACAACAAGCCACCTGTACTGTAGCGCAATGTGCAACTTTCACTTTTGCTTTCCAACAAGgtcagaatatttgtttttaattaagctGGAGACATAGGAATGTGTAACCATTTATAAATAACCTTGTGTAAGATTTAAACtcacataaacatttttttatttgtaattcttTGGCTAGCTTAAGTGATAAATATCTGAAGCAAATGGAATCGTGTAACCGGACCGATGTAGACTATTATGAAATTATGAAAGATGTAAACAtcaagtgctgtataaaacaggCTTATTTAGAGACCTTTGTTGTAGCGGGATGAATGAAATAAGGACTACAGCCTGTCTCTGGAGCACAGGTAAATATTGCCTTCTGTATTTTCCAAACTGTCAATAAAGTTTTTATTAACTTAAACCTTATTATATTTGAGCAAATACTTTGGGTCAATCTACAAAATAAGACTCACTTATGTGAGGCAGTTAACAGAATGGACACACTGGGACTTGGACATTCCAGTGCCTGCAGCCTTGaagataataataattcatttaacTATTTATCTGccaagcagtttaaaaaaaaaaaaatacataaaaaggtTTATTGTGTTTGTGCAGGTCTGCAAGGTAGGGAGGGCGCTTcactgtaaagaaaaaataaataaaaatgtcttgaGATATTTGAGGAAACATTTCCATTATCCAAGGATACGTTTCGTCTGTCCTGGAAAAGCTGATGTTTCCCCTTTTCTGCACTTTCCCTACGATGATACCTGGGTAACTTGCGGTTTCCTTAAGCATAGGAAATAGTTCTCTTTGCCTGGGTAACACTTCTCATTCATTATTGAGTAAGATATTGAAGAAAACTGGACAAGTGATGGCAATGAAGAAGTGGATCCCCTTGATGTATATTAAAAGTAtgtgtacagtaaatgtaataaCCTCCTAGAATTGCCTGAATAACTCCCATCTATAGGTAAGGTACTGCCAAGCACTGAAACAATGAGGGTGTTTCTAGATACAAAAGAGGATTCTGTTCTCAGTGAATTATTGGCTTCATACTCTTGTAAATTCATGTATTGCTGACACACAGCATATTCAAAATGTAAGCTCATGTGGTGTTGACGCATGTAATCTTTCTTGTGACCTCAGATTCTGTTTGCAATGGAAATTTCAGCTCGATGCCAAAGGACAGAGTCACTGCTCTGTGAGTCGCTCACTCACAGTCTATAATTAATCTATATCTCTGTTAAAAATGTAGTTAGCAGAATGGATGTCTGGTGGTcatttcaatcaatcaaatttaaTTTGCtgtatatagcgtctttcatgccaaggcatcccaaagcacttcacaataaaaacaagtatacaatataaaaaa encodes the following:
- the LOC117403534 gene encoding C-X-C motif chemokine 11-1-like, with the translated sequence MKITAVALCALLLLVAITEGRIVSSGQKCLCIGKGLNFIKTKLIRNIQVFQKSITCDQVEIIATFKKTGKQVCLKPNSKRVKKILDRLLNKRGLKQQSKRRQGKKTKAFLSH